One Drosophila teissieri strain GT53w chromosome X, Prin_Dtei_1.1, whole genome shotgun sequence genomic window, TAGAACTTGCAGTCACATCCATTGCCCTTTCCTTTGCAGATCTGTGGCTGCCATGAGGTCGACACCGTTTCAATCAACACCATCAGTCTGGACCGAGTGATACCGTTCTATCAGCCGCCGAACTCTCTACCCAACTTCAAGCACAATTCGACGAACCGAAAGAGTTTCACACGTGGCAACCAGAAGTTCAGGCTGTCGGTGGGCGGCGCCAAGCCAGCGCAGGTGCAGGAGGAGCACGAGGACAACAAGAGTGGGCTGTCCTCGCCCAACTATAGTCTGGAGGTTGTGAATGAGGCGGTGCTGGAGTCGGCGGAAACGTCTCCGATGTCCTCGCTGCCACCTGTCCACTTGGCCTCGATAGCAGGATCGTCGTCGGACCTGGCGCCGCATCATGTCGTCTACGGCGGTGCAATCGATTCCTCCCTGAGGCAGGGTAAGTACTCCAGAGTGCCCGATAATATGGCCAGCTATGGTGGTAGTTACGGCGCCATCGATACCCGCCTGATGTCCTTGAACGAACCCAGTTCGCTGCACAAGCCGGACATTTACAACATATATTCGCTGGACAAGAACGAGGAGGCGGATGTGCAGCAGTTGGAGTTCAATCTGAACGATAGCAATCCGCCGATACTCAACAACTATGATAACTACGAAATGGCCGAGGACTTTCCGGTCAATCAGAACGTGAACTACATTACCAATAACTATAAGCCAGTGCCCGCCACCTCCACGATCAACGCCTCGTCCAAGTCGATCAAGAAgaccactaccaccaccctGCACAAGAGGACAACGAACAACATGGGCAGCGCGAAGCAGACGTCCACGGGCATCTTTGGTAGCAGCAAACTAAGCCAGGTCTCCTCGGTTAGCTCCATGGAACTGCACAAGCTGGACGACAACATGCTACTGAAaaagtcctcctcctcgaaTGTCGTCAATAAGAACAAGCGGCCCATGGGCACCGCCCAGAGCCAGTTCAGCAAGGAGAACAATCAACAGAAAAATATCAACGTAGAAATCTTCACAAAGCCACCGATGCGATCTCGCACAACCCTGGATATGCGTACTTCGCACCAGGCTAAAACTCAGGAAAAGCCAAATCACGTGGGTGTTTAAAAGCTTCGATTTGTGCACTTCATTAACCCACTTCATATTATTCCAACAGCAGCCAATGAACAATCGCATCATAATGGATGATCACGACTTCGATATGCTGTTGAGGTCACATGAGGCTGTGCTGCAAGAGCTGAATAATCGCCAGTCTAGCCTGGATTTGCTGCGGCATTCAACAAGGTAAGAATTGAATAAACGTTATATTGTAAGGATAGTCTCAATTGATATATTCATTTGTAATCGCGTAGGGCTCACGATGTGCTGGGCGCATTAAGGCAGGCAAAGAGTTGTGGCAAATCCATTTTCATAGATCTACTCGGAGCCATTTTGGAGAAACCGTAAGCGttataatgtaaatattaCAGCGATAGCATTTAAAGTTAAATCCCCTTATAGGTCCTCGTGGAACTTGGATTTCTGCATGTTTGTACTGCCAGAGATTTACGAACTCTTGCAAAGCCATCACAAGTTGTAAGTATAGATACCAATAAACGACAAGACAGCCACCAAAGTAACCTCAATCCTTATCTCAGCCACTTTACGAGAGCCTGTGATACCCTGCGTATTATATTGTCGAACTTCTTGCCAACCATTCAGGAGAACCTCGATTCCTGGGCTGCCAATGGCCTGGGCGTCGATGTGACCCGCGAGGATCGACAGAGGAAGTGCGCCGAGTGCCAGCGGTGGTTGCTGCAAATCAAGAACCTGCCCGAGAGCACCCACTTTGGGTCCACGCTGTCACAATTACAAAACATCATTATTTTCTAAGGGCTACGCATATCCGGCTGCAAATGCTCCTCGGCGTTCAAATCAGCTCTTGAACGGTACAAAGATCGTCAACAGAAGAAAACCACCAGCTTCCCAAAACCTGATTACGAAATCCAGTGTCGTGGGGAGTGGCCTCATTTGTCGCTCTAAGCTGCCAAACTAAGGAATTTTAAACAATCGTTTCCGGAACTGCAGCTCAAAGACGAGCTCTTCCGAACGCTGTTTATCCCACATAAACATTAACCCTAGGGCCTTCCTTTCATCATCATGTTGCGATGAAGTCTACTTGAGCACTGCGAAGTTATGATTTCCTACGTCACAAGCTAATTTCAGACGGCCATGATGATTAGAAAATGGGCTTAGTTATTTAATGATTTGTACTATTAATTTGTTATGCAAACTAATTTATGTAATACTTATTTACCTACACCTAAGtctaatttgaaaatatataaaagaaaacataagTGGATTCTATTTAATGGTTTGTGGTCAAATATTCTTTTACCTAAGTACATTTTTCAGCGCTTACTACTAATCTAAAAAGTTCATGGCGATCTAAGGCACACATGTATGTGTATGGTAAAGTTGGTATGTTGCTGAAagaacgaaataaataaaattcaaatgctaAAAGCTAGCTGATTTATCTCTTTGACGAATTGCAACTACACTCTTTACATGTATTTAGCACACAGACTTGTGTATTGGGAAAAGTTCTATAGGGGGgttgtttatattattatgcTTATTTTTGTGCAAGCGGTGAAATCGGGGAATGTACTATTGCGGTTCACTGCTCCAATAGAATGACCAACAGAGCAGCCAGAACAAACGGCTTTGAAGTTCAACTTACCATGTCGCCGAATCATTGTAGCGTTTAATGCCCAACCTTTCAATAGAGTTTTGCAGCGATTAGTGGAGCACTTCGACCTGGCACTCCGAGCGCATCGGCTGTACTTCTGCACGATGTCCGCGAATAGAGTCATCCCCGTTTGGATGCGCTGTCTgatgccactgctgctggccaactgcATTGCGGCGAATCCCAGTTTCGAGGACCTTGGCCGCAGTCCGGATCTGGAGACGAAGGACAGCAGCGTGGTGGACACTATGGGCATCGGCATGCTGGATCCCACGCAACCGAAGCAGATGAGTTACCAGAAGCCGCCCCTGGGCTACAAGGATTACGATTACTATCTGGGGCCTCGACGAATGGCGGATCCCTATGCGGCCGATAACGACCTTAGTGCCACCTCGGCCATTAAGATTCATGGCGAGGGGAATTTGGCTTCGCTGAACAGGCCGGTCAATGGCATCGCCCACAAGCCACTGCCCTGGTACGGCGATTACTCCGGCAAACTGCTGGCCAGTGCTCCGCCCATGTACCCATCCAGGTCCTACGATCCCTATATCCGCCGCTACGACAGGTGAGTGTGTGTTCCAGTAATACAAGGACAGTTTTCCTCGAAATCTGTGTTAAGTAAGAAGTTAAACCAAAAACATTAAGCAAATAGATAAAAGATTATCGCTGCTGCCGAAGTAGTATTActataatttgtaattatcTATTGGAATCTATCTATTGTTTTACAGATACGATGAGCAATACCATAGGAATTACCCGCAGTACTTTGAGGACATGTACATGCACCGCCAGCGCTTCGATCCGTATGATAGCTACAGTCCCCGGATACCGCAGTACCCGGAACCCTACGTCATGTACCCCGACCGTTATCCGGATGCCCCGCCATTGAGGGACTATCCGAAGTTGCGCCGCGGATACATCGGCGAATCCATGGCGCCCATCGATTCCTATAGCAGCAGCAAGTACGCCTCTTCGAAACAATCCGATATGAATTTTCCAGTTCGTAACGAACGAATCGTATACTACGCCCACCTGCCGGAGATTGTGCGCACACCATATGACAGTGGATCGCCAGAGGATCGGAACTCAGCTCCTTACAAGCAGAAcaagaagaaaatcaaaaacattCAGCGGCCCCTAGCGAATAATTCTACCACCTATAAAATGACGTTGTAGAAGGGCATTTAGATTCTaagcctttttttttaaattcattattCGAATGCATTTGCATCTGTCACCCATGGAAATGAGCACCAAGTTCAGTGTTACACcgcattaattaaaaatattgaggAAATCTTTAGCTTATTAGCAATTCTGATgattttgcatatattttaacTTAAATTGTTTCACTCATTTCTCTTATCTtataaggtttttttttgtcgattCATAGGATAAATATAAGCGTATAAACTATAACATTCCATTACTTAAAAGTATAATCAGCCACCAAGAGGATTAAGCAAGAAATAAACTTCCAAAAGCGTATATTAATTCTAAATCcaaacaaattatacaaaaaaatcaattataatcCCAAAGTTCACCCACTTAAACTGAAAGAAATCTTTGGATATTCTTCTTCACTTGAACGTGTAAAAAACTTTCCAAGCAAATAAAGCCCATTCACAACTTCCCAGGTTTGGTTTCCTTGTGACCAAGTTTCATCTACGGATATGGATTTATTGAAGACCCGGCAAAATTACGTTCATCGGTTCGAGATCCCCAGAGTCTCGTTAATTACGCAACGCCAttactttgactttgacttttgtTTCGTTGCCGACTAGGGGGGATATTAAAGTTTGCGATTTGTGTAATTTAACTTTTTCGCTGTCTCTGCATGTAAAGAGAAGCATTCGTAATTATTCACAAACATGCATATATCTATGGCAAATTCGCTTGCtttgcgagtgcgagtgtaTCTCcatgtacgtatgtacatgGAAGGTCGAAAAGGCCATTCATCCTGGAGCTTTATGTGTGTTTGGGTTTTGTTCTCGTTGTACTCCTTGTCGTTTTGACACAAGAGGAGCTGAAGAGCTATTATGGTGCCCAATACCAGCGACAACAAATACTTCTGTAATGCATGAACACGTACTGCTAATTAATGTCCTTTTTTGTGGCCCGAAATTTGTCGGGGAGAATCGGCGAATGTAGTTGTATTCTTGTATGGCATGCCCACGATTTGTCAAGTGCCAAATGGCGAACACTGAATTCTTCCTTTTGTTTCATCAATCAAAACTCATATAGCTCATGTCACAAATGAATTAAGgcgcaattattaaaaaaaagaaatacaagcTGAATATCACATTCTTTTTCCAATCTACGCTTAGCCCACTTTTAGGCGCTTTATGAAGCCTTATTGATACATATATCACATCAAACCTTCACCAAAATTGTGTTTCTTGTGCTGTTGAGGACAGGGTATTTCCATGTCTACTACATGATTGAAGCCACGCGGATGTCTGTCCTGCGTTTGTCCATTTTACGAGCTGTGCTTCGCTGTCCTTTTCCTGCGGCATTTCCGTGTTATTACTCACAACTTGACACGGACATTTTCACAGGTCACAGCCACGCACACATGAACTCGGGCACACACCCATGAATCCGGGAGCGCAGGACAATTGCCGTCCTTGTGGGACATTTTGCATGACTATGCGAAGGACTTGCGCTGGAATTGGAAATGGATGTGAGTGTGGGAGTGAGAGTGAGAGTGGCAGGGGTGGCAGGGATGGCCACCTAATGAGCGCACACCACCCATCGAATGAAATGTAACAGGCGAGGATGGATTCGCACAGCACAGGCCAACGTAATAGTACCATTAATGGACTGCAAAACTTCAATGGATTTCCATAAGCATATTTTCCTAAGGTTATCTAGTTTTTAACCAGTTCCTTTAACATGTATGATcattacaaataaacaaatgaaccCAATGTTCGACAAAGGCCCCTCGAATTTGCTAAGACCCATGGGCACCTAGCTTCTTGCCCGCGGCTGTGCGTACTCACATATATCCAAGGAACAAGGCAATTCGGCTGCTTTGTGGATCTCGGGTTtggcaagaaaaacaataacaatgatGCACGCGATACTTAACGAACTTTTGCGCCGGGCGGCTCCATAATTAGAATCATTGAAATAGCCATTCAACGTTCATTTGCTCTGACAGGGAAGTCGGCCTTTTTCGGCCAGGCGCTGGATGCTTTAGTTCAGGATGTTCAGGATGTTCCTTTACCTTTGGGGGAACACTGGCCGACTGGCTGGCtgaatggctggctggctgaagGATCTCGATGGCCAAATGGCACGACATATGCCCCATGATTTTTGGGGGCGTATTTGGAGGTGTTGTGGCAAATGAGAAAACAATGCCCGAATAACGACTCTCCGATGTGCATTAAAAGATTTATTTCCCTCCGAATAAATGAAGTTTTTCTTTATGGCCCCGGTCTCGCCAGTATTTCCACatggctgccactgccactgccacagccacagccacttTCTCCATCAGGATGCTACTGATTTTGGAGCGTCGTGGAGAAACCACTCTTGACCACCTCATGGAGTAGGCGTACTTTGATGGGACATA contains:
- the LOC122624870 gene encoding uncharacterized protein LOC122624870 yields the protein MSANRVIPVWMRCLMPLLLANCIAANPSFEDLGRSPDLETKDSSVVDTMGIGMLDPTQPKQMSYQKPPLGYKDYDYYLGPRRMADPYAADNDLSATSAIKIHGEGNLASLNRPVNGIAHKPLPWYGDYSGKLLASAPPMYPSRSYDPYIRRYDRYDEQYHRNYPQYFEDMYMHRQRFDPYDSYSPRIPQYPEPYVMYPDRYPDAPPLRDYPKLRRGYIGESMAPIDSYSSSKYASSKQSDMNFPVRNERIVYYAHLPEIVRTPYDSGSPEDRNSAPYKQNKKKIKNIQRPLANNSTTYKMTL
- the LOC122623737 gene encoding katanin p80 WD40 repeat-containing subunit B1, encoding MALPRKLISKIYDIKAHDSRVTSLDLGETGRVLVTGGEDRNVNLWAIGQNECFMSLTGHNRSIDCVRFAYKDNFVYSADDIGIIRRWDLNSQKIYSTLNGHMKSVRTLDFNPSGEYVVSGSNDTTVRLWDVQNENNCIKVCRGHMSHVNSVKFSPDGLWIASAGLEGSILIWDIRKSKQIMEFIADPPVTAITCVQFHPFEFLLAAGRVDGTVSIYDLEHQQLVSQTTHFYGQAIKCITFSDNGECLFVGSSSGISVIGWEPDRELDHIKSTWSTLADMKVVNNKLICGCHEVDTVSINTISLDRVIPFYQPPNSLPNFKHNSTNRKSFTRGNQKFRLSVGGAKPAQVQEEHEDNKSGLSSPNYSLEVVNEAVLESAETSPMSSLPPVHLASIAGSSSDLAPHHVVYGGAIDSSLRQGKYSRVPDNMASYGGSYGAIDTRLMSLNEPSSLHKPDIYNIYSLDKNEEADVQQLEFNLNDSNPPILNNYDNYEMAEDFPVNQNVNYITNNYKPVPATSTINASSKSIKKTTTTTLHKRTTNNMGSAKQTSTGIFGSSKLSQVSSVSSMELHKLDDNMLLKKSSSSNVVNKNKRPMGTAQSQFSKENNQQKNINVEIFTKPPMRSRTTLDMRTSHQAKTQEKPNHQPMNNRIIMDDHDFDMLLRSHEAVLQELNNRQSSLDLLRHSTRAHDVLGALRQAKSCGKSIFIDLLGAILEKPSSWNLDFCMFVLPEIYELLQSHHKFHFTRACDTLRIILSNFLPTIQENLDSWAANGLGVDVTREDRQRKCAECQRWLLQIKNLPESTHFGSTLSQLQNIIIF